One Babylonia areolata isolate BAREFJ2019XMU chromosome 20, ASM4173473v1, whole genome shotgun sequence DNA segment encodes these proteins:
- the LOC143294616 gene encoding sulfotransferase 1C2-like has protein sequence MIRAVLKDRHGNDLYFGNAGEIWIPPSPHIEDYREQLKKIRHLELRDGTFWHHQILYMLLHNTTDYLGRVEQDHLEWIELEKLPRPGGAQICVTHLKYHSLPQQAREKKVKVIYCYRNPKDCWVSFYNITNGTRFRPSYDGTWSHFFELMMDTGYWHGNWFDHVLDWEKAKSDHPDDIFFSSYELMKRDPVGQIMKIDQFLGLNRGRQLCEQIAEACEFSKLKAAKEPQNPELYGQKAWKKGNAGYYRKGEIADWKNWFTVAQSEQLDAVFKKRMSESKLPFFFE, from the exons ATGATCCGAGCAGTGCTCAAGGATCGCCATGGCAACGACTTGTACTTTGGAAACGCTGGTGAGATTTGGATtcccccttcaccacacattgAGGACTACAGGGAACAGCTGAAAAAGATACGTCATTTGGAACTGCGAGATG GTACTTTCTGGCATCACCAGATCCTTTACATGCTGTTGCATAATACCACGGACTATTTGGGTCGAGtggaacaagatcatttggagtggATAGAATTAGAAAAGCTGCCCAGACCTGGAGGGGCACAGATCTGCGTCACCCATCTGAA GTATCACAGTCTACCCCAGCAGGCAagagagaagaaggtgaaggtcatCTACTGTTACCGGAACCCCAAGGACTGCTGGGTGTCGTTCTACAACATCACCAACGGCACGAGATTCAGACCATCCTATGACGGCACGTGGTCCCACTTCTTTGAACTCATGATGGACACAGGAT actgGCACGGGAACTGGTTTGATCACGTGTTGGACTGGGAGAAAGCAAAGAGCGATCATCCGGATgatatcttcttctcctcctatgaGCTGATGAAGAGG GATCCTGTAGGACAGATCATGAAGATAGACCAGTTCCTGGGTCTCAACAGGGGCAGACAACTGTGTGAACAAATCGCTGAAGCGTGTGAGTTCTCCAAACTGAAGGCAGCGAAAGAACCTCAGAACCCAGAGCTATACGGACAGAAGGCGTGGAAAAAGGGAAATGCCGGATATTACCGGAAAG GGGAGATCGCAGACTGGAAGAACTGGTTCACGGTGGCACAGAGTGAACAACTTGACGCTGTCTTCAAGAAACGGATGTCGGAGAGTAAGCTCCCCTTCTTCTTTGAATAA
- the LOC143295513 gene encoding sulfotransferase 1B1-like: MIVASQLKDRHGNDIYFGNAGDIWYFPSIHIQDFREHLKKIRHMELRDDDVILASFPRSGTFWHHQILYMLLHNTTDYLGRMEHNHFEWTDFEKLPRPEGPQTYATHLKHHHLPQQAGEKKVKVIYCYRNPKDCWVSLYNLAHDIKLIPSYEGTWSHFFDLLIDSGYWYGDWFDHVLDWEKAKSDHPDDIFFSCYELMKRDPVGQIMKIDQFLGLNRGRQLCEQIAEACEFSKLKAAKEPQNPEIHGEKAWKKGTSGYYRKGEIADWKNWFTVAQSEQLDAVFKKRMSESKLPFFFE, from the exons ATGATAGTAGCAAGCCAACTCAAAGATCGCCATGGCAACGACATTTACTTTGGAAACGCAGGTGATATATGGTACTTCCCATCCATACACATTCAGGACTTCAGGGAACACCTGAAGAAGATACGTCATATGGAACTGCGGGATGATGATGTCATTCTTGCGTCGTTTCCTAGAAGTG GAACCTTCTGGCATCACCAGATCCTTTACATGCTGTTGCACAATACCACGGACTATTTGGGTCGAATGGAGCACAACCATTTTGAGTGGACAGATTTTGAAAAGCTGCCCAGACCTGAGGGGCCACAGACCTACGCCACCCATCTGAA GCATCACCATCTACCCCAGCAAGCAggagagaagaaggtgaaggtcatCTACTGTTACCGGAACCCCAAGGACTGCTGGGTGTCTCTCTACAACCTTGCCCATGACATCAAACTCATACCATCCTATGAGGGCACATGGTCCCACTTCTTCGATCTGCTGATCGACTCTGGAT actggtACGGGGACTGGTTTGATCACGTGTTGGACTGGGAGAAAGCAAAGAGCGATCATCCGGATGATATCTTCTTCTCCTGCTATGAGCTGATGAAGAGG GATCCTGTGGGACAGATCATGAAGATAGACCAGTTCCTGGGCCTCAACAGGGGCAGACAACTGTGTGAACAAATCGCTGAAGCCTGTGAGTTCTCCAAACTGAAGGCAGCGAAAGAACCTCAGAACCCAGAGATCCACGGAGAGAAGGCGTGGAAAAAGGGAACTTCTGGATATTACAGGAAAG GGGAGATCGCAGACTGGAAGAACTGGTTCACGGTGGCACAGAGTGAACAACTTGACGCTGTCTTCAAGAAACGGATGTCGGAGAGTAAGCTCCCCTTCTTCTTTGAATAA